The genomic region ACCGGTCAGTCTAGCCGAAGCCGCCGTGCAAACCCTCCCCAACGGTGAGCTACAAATCTTAGAAGAAGTGGGTCACTATGCCCAAGAGGACTGGGCGGAAAAGGTAGCCGCCGCCCTCGACACTTTTCTACGCCAGATGGTTGTTTAAGCAAGTTTCTAAGTTGAGTTCCTGCCCTTATACTCCAAAACCGCACCCCAAAATTTGCCGCAGTCTCTCCTCACGGCCTTAGCAGATAGAACAATCCGGATAGAATGTTTCCTAAAGCCCTAGCTAATGCCGATGGGGGGGCAATGCTGTGGCTCAGACCGCAGGGTTTTACCAAAGGAGTAGGCGATGGCCGTAAAACAGCAATTTCAAAGCTTTGAGGATCTACTGGCCGGTGCTGAAGTCCCCGTGCTGGTTGATTTCTATGCCACCTGGTGTGGCCCCTGCCAGATGATGGCAGGAATTTTAAACACTGTTAGCAGCCAGCTCAAAGGCCAGATCAAAGTTGTTAAAATTGATACCGATAAGTATCCCGAAATTGCTTCTCAGTATCGCGTTGCTGCCCTGCCTACCCTGGTGTTGTTTAAAGCTGGGCAGCCCATAGACCGCATCGAAGGCGTGCTGCCTGCCGATCAACTGGTAGCTCGACTGCGCCCCTATCTGGCCTAGGCCGTGGTAGCTGTACCCTGCGCGATCGCCCTAGGCAGCAACTTGGGTGATTCCCGAAAAACTCTGCAGCAGGCTCTAGTGAGCCTGTCACACTGTCCCAGCATCGATGTGGTAGCGCAGTCAAGCCTCTACCAAACTGTCGCCGTTGGCCCTCCCCAGCCCGACGTCTTAAATGCCTGTGCGCTGCTCAATACCACCCTTTCAGCCCACGATCTGCTGAATCAACTCTTAAATATCGAACAGCATTTTGGTCGAGTGCGCCGCGAGCGGTGGGGGCCGCGCACCCTCGATCTCGACCTGCTATTCTACGGTCAGGCAATTATCGCTGAGACCACCCTGCATATTCCCCATCCCCGCCTGCGGGAACGTGCCTTCGTACTCGTCCCCCTAGCCGAAATCGCCCCTAACTGGCATGATCCCCTGAGTGGTCAATCGGTACAGTCCCTCTGCCAGGCTGTTGACCCTAGCGGAGTGCATTCCCTGGGCCCAATTACTGACTAAACCTAATCTACCTGGCTCAGACCGCTACAATGGTCTGACCGCCTGCGCCCTTTTTGAACCACCGCCTATGCCCCTGGGTCAAGAGCCTCCTCAACTGCTAAAGCAGCGCCTGTTTTATGAGGGACGCAAGTTCAACTTTGAGGTCAACCGCCTGCGGCTGCCAAACCGAGCCGAAGGCGACTGGGAGTGCATTCGTCACCCCGGTGGTGCTTTAGCTGTACCCGTGACCGCCAGTGGCGAACTAATCATGGTACGTCAGTACCGCTTTGCAGTGCTTGGTCGGCTGTTAGAGTTTCCAGCAGGCACCGTTGAAGCCGACGAATCCCCCGCTGACACCATTCAGCGCGAAATTCAAGAAGAAGTTGGCTACAGTGCTCAAACCTGGCTGCCGATTGGCAACTTTCCCCTAGCCCCAGGCTATTCAGATGAAATCATCTATGCCTTTTTAGCCACCGACCTAGAGGTCATTGAGTCCCCTCTAGAGGCCGATGCCGATGAAGATATCGAGGTGGTGCGGTTCACCCCCGCTCAGCTGGAAAAAGCCATTTTGGCTGGAGAGGCCGTAGACGCTAAATCCATTGCCAGCTTCTACTTAGCAAAACCCTATCTGGAGAAGCTAGCCGCTCTGTAGAGGTAACCTGCGGGTGTCAGTCGTAGTAGCCCACTACGGCTTCAGGGGCGTAACGCACCTTCGCCAGAGTGGCATAGTTGTCATCTTCAGCACGGTAGCCCACCGCACACAGCACCACTGCTGAATATCCCTGCTCGGGAAGTTGCAGCAATTCATTAAACTTCTCTGGACTAAAGCCTTCTATGGGGCAGGTATCGACCCCAAGCAGGGCTGCTGAGTACATCAAAAAGCCTAAGGCAATGTAGACCTGTCGGGCCGCCCAGCTGTCCATAGTAATAGGATAAGGGGGCTGTGCTAAAAAGCCCTTAACCATACCGCCATAGCCATCCAAAGTGCTGGTAGAAACCTGGCGAACTTCGGCCATCCGCGCTACAAACTGGTCGACCTCCGCAGCCCCAATATCTTTCTTGATAGCCAGTACCACAAGGTGGGAGGCATCGGTGATCTGCGCTTGACCCCAGGCGTGTTCCTTGAGCTGTTGCCGCAGGGCAGGATTTCGTACCACAAAAAACTTCCAGGGTTGCAGCCCAAAGGAAGAAGGAGACAGTACCAGGCTTTGCTCTAGGGCTAACCAGGTACTATCCGCGATGGTTCGAGTGGGGTCAAACTGCTTAGTGGCGTAGCGCCAGTTGAGCTGTTGAATGAGCTCATTGGGGGTAGTAAGGGCGTGATTCATAGGAGTGCAGTAGTAACAAATTCAAGCTGGAAACAGCAGGGATGTTCTTGAACAGACTCTCCATAGACCTATAGTCTAGAGCCGTCCTCAATATTACTCTTTGTAACATCTAAGCTGGAAAATCTACGCTGGAATTTTAGGAGTTGCACCAAGTCCGCTATTTCCAGAGCCGTAGTACGGTTTGAGCCAGTCTAGGCTCAGTTCGTAGAGGTGGTCGATTGCCCACGTTGCCCGGCGATGGATCATTTGGTACGGGTAGGTATGGGCAACCCCTAGAACCGGTATCCCGGCGCGTTTTGCCGATTCAATACCCGCAAAGGAGTCCTCTACCGCTAGGCATTCAGCGGGCTGCAGCACTAGCTCCGCAAATCGTTGATTAAACTGTTCAATGGCCAGTAAATAGCCGTCTGGGGCGGGTTTACTGACTCCAATGGACAGATCGTCAGACGAAATCACTAGCTCTACGGATTCGCCCCAGGTCACCCGTGACAGGACGGCTTCAATTTCACTGCGTCGTGCCCCAGAGACAATAGCCAGCTTCAGCTGTGCTGAGCGCACCTGGTAAATTAAGTCGTCTAGGCCAGGGTATAGGGGTAAGTGAGCTAAGGTGCTGAGTACTTCGCGATAGCGGGTAGCTTTGCGCTCCAGCAGTTTCTTTAAATACTCCTCAGAGACTACCCGGCCCTGACACGCGAGGAGATCTGCTAAGCAGGCTGCATCAGAGCGGCCTAGGCAGCAGTCCGTTAAGTCTTGGGAATTAGGCCGGAGATTTTCCTCTAGAAGCAAATCTTCTATCAACCGTCCATGGATGGCCTCATCGTTGATGACGATGCCATTGAAGTCAAGCAGAACTGCCTTAAGAGCCATTGACCTAGTCGGAGAGATATTAAGAGATGTAATGTCACGGGTGCAGTCTTTAGCTTAGCCCGGTTTTGATCCCTAGAAGATGTGGCTCTGGCCTTTCAGGTTAGGTATTTGGTGCGTGACTTTCAACTGGGGTTTGACTGATGCTAAGCGATGAATAGCAGCCTTGAGACAGCTGCCTCCACCCTGTCAAGGCGATTAAGAGACCGTAGAACTACGGAAATCTGCGTTTGCCCTCCGTTGGAGTACCGTGGATCAACGATGGTGAATGTCGGTGTCAATCTCGAGAATAAGGACAGTTCTCAGCGAACCCGCTCTCGTAAGGACACCCGCAGATATGGCTACTCAAACTTCGACAATTCGCTCCCGTGGCATGGAACTGCTGATGCAGTACAAGCAGTCTCCCTCGGTGCAACTGCGTAACCGACTGGTACAACTCAACGCTGGCCTAGTACGCAAAATTGCTCACCGTGTCAGCCATCAGTGCTCCGAACCCTACGAAGATCTCGAGCAAATTGGCTATATTGGTTTGATTCGTGCCATTGAGCGGTTTAATCCCGGACAGGGCTGCGCCTTTAGCTCCTTTGCCGTACCCTATATTCGCGGTGAGATGCTGCACTTTCTGCGCGATCGCGGTACTACTGTTAAGATTCCCCGCCGCTGGCAGGATCTGCAAAAAGAGTCGCAAAAACTTCAGATGGAGCTGATGCGCACCCTGGGCCGTAACCCTAGCGATAGCGAAATGGCCGAGGCCCTAGGGGTACCAGTTAAAGAATGGCGAGAAGTCAAAATGGCTCACAAAAACCGCCTTCCCCTCAGTCTTGACGCCACTGTCTGTCAGCAGGTTGACTCCAACATCACTCTTGGTGAAACCCTGCCCGACACCCACTATCAGCTGATGCAGGCATTGGAAGAAGATCGCCAGCAAATTCAGCGGGCATTAAATCAGCTGGAGTCCAAAACTCGCACTGCCATCGAGTTTGTCTTTTTCAAAGGACTTTCCCGGAAAGAAGTAGCTGAGAAAATTGGCGTTAGCCCCATGACCGTCACCCGTCGCATTCAGCGCGGGGTAGATGAGATGGTTGCTTACCTGCAACCGCAGGAACTCCGCACCGACCCCTAGAAACCTGAGATTACGTACGAGAGCGATTGCCGTAGGGAGCCTTCAAGGTTGCCTACGGCATTCTCATGGGGGCAGAATACGGCGGGAGTGCTCTACGGCGGTAAACCAGCCACGGCTAGAGGCCTAATACACAAAAGACCCTGCCAAATGGCAAGGCCTTTTATCTATCGGAGCGGCGGGATTTGAACCCACGACCCCCACTACCCCAAAGTGGTGCGCTACCAAGCTGCGCTACGCCCCGGTCTATTTCAATCGTGCTTGTTTAGAATAACACAGGTCTGGGCGTCACCCGCTAAAATCTCAGAAATCTAAGCGGTTTTCTGAAAATCTAAAACACCGTGAGGTGAAAGATGACCTGCATCACCTGTTGGGTTGCGTCTACGTCCCACTCACCCTCGCATTGCCGACCTGATTTGAGTATGAACCGCATACGGTAAGCTCTTGGAAACCCTTCTGCCTCAAGCCAGAGATAGTCTGCTTCCGCCTCGCAGGTGATCCGCTCGTCATCCATGAGTTCGCCAGCAATCTCTTGCATGGTCTCGCTCACTTCCAGCGCCAAACGGCGAAAGGTATGGAACTCAGCCTTAGTTAATTCCATAGCCCAGCTAGAACCGGCCAGCAGCCCAGGATAGCTAGGAGCACTGGCATCCCAACCGAGCCGCCACCCGCGGCCTTCCCTGACAAACCGCTTACCCGTGGGATCGGCTGACTCTAAGGTCACTATTCGCCAATAATTTCTGGCTGAGTTAGCTCGTCGGACATTTCAATGATGGCTCGCAGCACGGGCTTCATTTTGGGGTCTTCGTAATTTTCAAAATCCTCGAAGCGCCGCCGCTGGGCTCGGTTTGCTACCTGCACCGTAATTCGATAGCGGTTGGAGGCAGCTCGAATCAGGTCTTCAGTGCGCCGCATAACCTGGGTACTGTCGAAAGGAGAGCGCTTAGCCATAAGAACCTGAAAGTAAAGAACTCAAGTCTCCATACTACCAAGAAAGTTTGGCATCGAGATCGCTGACTGCGTAGGGCAGCCTGGACATCAAGCCTCATGCCGCTGTTAAGTTGACTCAGGCTAAGCTTTGCAGCCGCTCCTTGAGTCGACTAGGCTCGCCTTCATCTAAAACTTGCCCCGCCTCCAGCAAAAAGGCGCGATCGCAGTAGTCAAGTTCCACTAGCCTGTGGGTTACCCATAGAGCTGTTAATCCTCGCTCCTTAACCAGGTTTCTCACCCGCTTCACCAAGTCTATCTGGCTATCGGGGTCTAGCAGAGCAGTGGGTTCATCCAGCAGCAGCACGCGACAGTGACGGGCGATCGCCCCTGCAATCGCCACCCGCTGCTTTTGTCCTCCGCTGAGGGCATAAATAGGCCGCCGCTTGAGCTCCAGTAGATTGATGGCGGCGAGGGCGTCATCAACTCGGTGACGAATCTCTGCCAAAGGCAGGTGCTCATCCACTAGACCAAAGGCCACATCGGCCCCCACCGTCGGCATCACTAGCTGGTGATCGGGGTTCTGAAAAACAAACCCCACGGGTTTCTCAGTAGACCACTCTCCCGACTGAGGCTGCAGCAATCCACCCAAAATCTTCAGTAGGGTGGATTTGCCGCTGCCGTTGTTGCCCAGCAGCATGCAAAACTCACCTGACTGTACCGTGAGTGAGCAGTTCTGCAAAACCGACGCCCCCGATGGCCACTGAAACTGCACTTGGCTGACTCTGATGGCCCCAGATTTTTGAGCTAAAGCAACGTTACCAGGCACTGATCTCGGCTCCTGAGAATCGACGGCTTATTGATCACTGCTCAGGGCAAAGAAACCAGGTGGACGGCCCGAAGCCGTTGCGGTGCCGCTCTTCTCAAAAATCTGTACCGCAGCAATCTCGCTACCTAAGACACTGATACGCTTGTGCGGTTGCTGATCGCAGGCAATTTCAAGCAGATGGTTGCTGCCACTGCGCAAGCTCTCTGTAATTGAGCTGTAGAGAGCATCTGCTTCACTTTGCTCCTTTTTTTGTACGGAGAGGGGCATCGCCGTGTGCTTCAGCGTTAACTCAATCGTGAACATAGTTGGCTACTATCCAGTAAACAGAGACAAAATTTTCAGAGGAGCGGGTTGCTCGAACTCAAGCCCCTCTGTCCATTCCATATATAAAGTGTAAGGGTTGATTTCCCAGATCTGCCGTTCTCACGGAGACCGGTGTCACAAGCGGGCTTTCAACATCCAGGCTAGACAGTAGCGGCTGTCAAAGGCAGCCCCGAAGCAAAAAAGTCAAATCCTTCTCCTGGCGTAGGTAAACATGCTCATCAAAAACCCTGAAATCCAAAGACAATCTGGGTTTCCACCTGGAGTCTCCTAAAAATACCCCCTATAATGATACGTACGGTAAAGAATAGTAAACACTACTCATAATCTACCAATAGTTGTTACGGCCTGCGGTCAGCTGCTGTTGGTGGGTTAGATGTAGCGGCATCATCTTCCGTGTATAAATCCCATCCAAGCCCAGTGGAATGTGGAATTTCCTTTGACAAGGCTACAGACCTCTACCTGTGCTTGGTGTTTACCTTGTTGTTAGATAGCTACGGAGATTTGTGTATGACCATAGCAATGGGACGCGCGCAAGCCCAGCGAGGATGGTTCGACGTCCTTGACGATTGGCTGAAGCGCGATCGCTTTGTATTTATCGGCTGGTCAGGCCTACTGCTGTTTCCCTGCGCCTACCTGGCGGTAGGGGGCTGGCTGACCGGCACCACCTTTGTCACGTCCTGGTACACCCACGGCCTAGCGTCGTCGTACCTGGAAGGGGCGAACTTTCTGACCGTTGCGGTCTCGACTCCGGCGAACAGCCTGGGGCACTCGCTGCTGCTGCTGTGGGGACCTGAGGCGCAGGGCGACTTTGTGCGCTGGTGCCAGCTGGGGGGACTGTGGAGCTTTGTGGCGCTGCACGGAGCCTTTGGGCTGATTGGCTTCATGCTGCGGCAGTTTGAAGTGGCGCGTCTGGTGGGTCTTCGACCCTACAACGCGATCGCGTTTTCGGCTCCGATTGCGGTGTTTGTCAGCGTGTTTCTGATGTACCCTTTGGGCCAGAGCAGCTGGTTTTTTGCCCCGAGCTTCGGGGTGGCGGCGATTTTCCGGTTTCTGCTGTTTTTGCAGGGCTTCCACAACTGGACCTTGAACCCCTTCCACATGATGGGAGTAGCTGGGGTGCTGGGTGGAGCACTGCTGTGTGCGATTCACGGAGCGACCGTGGAGAACACGCTGTTCAAAGACGGCGAGAACGCCAACACCTTCCGCGCGTTTGAGCCGACCCAGGCAGAAGAGACCTACTCGATGGTGACGGCCAACCGATTCTGGTCTCAGATATTTGGGATTGCGTTTTCAAACAAGCGCTGGCTGCACTTTTTCATGCTGTTTGTGCCGGTGACGGGGCTGTGGATGAGTGCGGTGGGCATTGTGGGCCTGGGTCTGAACCTGCGGGCCTACGACTTTGTGTCCCAGGAGATTCGGGCGGCAGAAGACCCCGAGTTTGAGACCTTCTACACCAAGAACATCTTGCTGAACGAAGGCATCCGGGCCTGGATGGCACCCACCGACCAGCCCCATGAGAAGTTTGTATTCCCCGAAGAGGTACTCCCCCGCGGTAACGCTCTGTAATGGGTTTACAAATGGCTTGAATCTGTCGATTCAGAGTCGATTCAGATATGTCATGTAGAGAGGCGCTCCAGTGCCTCTCTTTTTTTTGCTTGGCCTCAAAATGATTCAAATGTTTTCCCAATGCTGTCTCTATTAGTGCCTTGGGCACCTTAGCCTTAGGTTCCTGATTTTGACCGCTGATTCAGCTACAGGTGTGCTTCTACCGCTTCACTCCAGCTCAACACAACTCTAGGAGATGTTCGGTATGACCGTTGATTGTGAACTGGTCTGGTCAGGAATCTGGCATCGAGCAACGTTGGACTCGTTCCGGCCGCCTGAGACGACGCCTGGCCACCTAGCGCTTGACTTGCGCGATCGCAGGATCGACAGCGCCAGCAGTCTTCCCCCACTGGCTTTAGACCTCATTTTCCTAAAAGCCTCAGAATCTGTAGCCACTGCCCAAGACAGTGTATTTACCCAGACTGCCTGGCCCTGGGACGGCACCATGCCAACAGAGGGCAGCGATCCCGACCTGCTAGCAGCAGGTTTAGTCAACGGCTCGCTGCAAGATGCGCT from Nodosilinea sp. PGN35 harbors:
- a CDS encoding DUF1818 family protein, with the protein product MTLESADPTGKRFVREGRGWRLGWDASAPSYPGLLAGSSWAMELTKAEFHTFRRLALEVSETMQEIAGELMDDERITCEAEADYLWLEAEGFPRAYRMRFILKSGRQCEGEWDVDATQQVMQVIFHLTVF
- a CDS encoding RNA polymerase sigma factor SigF; the protein is MATQTSTIRSRGMELLMQYKQSPSVQLRNRLVQLNAGLVRKIAHRVSHQCSEPYEDLEQIGYIGLIRAIERFNPGQGCAFSSFAVPYIRGEMLHFLRDRGTTVKIPRRWQDLQKESQKLQMELMRTLGRNPSDSEMAEALGVPVKEWREVKMAHKNRLPLSLDATVCQQVDSNITLGETLPDTHYQLMQALEEDRQQIQRALNQLESKTRTAIEFVFFKGLSRKEVAEKIGVSPMTVTRRIQRGVDEMVAYLQPQELRTDP
- the psbD gene encoding photosystem II D2 protein (photosystem q(a) protein), whose protein sequence is MTIAMGRAQAQRGWFDVLDDWLKRDRFVFIGWSGLLLFPCAYLAVGGWLTGTTFVTSWYTHGLASSYLEGANFLTVAVSTPANSLGHSLLLLWGPEAQGDFVRWCQLGGLWSFVALHGAFGLIGFMLRQFEVARLVGLRPYNAIAFSAPIAVFVSVFLMYPLGQSSWFFAPSFGVAAIFRFLLFLQGFHNWTLNPFHMMGVAGVLGGALLCAIHGATVENTLFKDGENANTFRAFEPTQAEETYSMVTANRFWSQIFGIAFSNKRWLHFFMLFVPVTGLWMSAVGIVGLGLNLRAYDFVSQEIRAAEDPEFETFYTKNILLNEGIRAWMAPTDQPHEKFVFPEEVLPRGNAL
- the folK gene encoding 2-amino-4-hydroxy-6-hydroxymethyldihydropteridine diphosphokinase, with product MVAVPCAIALGSNLGDSRKTLQQALVSLSHCPSIDVVAQSSLYQTVAVGPPQPDVLNACALLNTTLSAHDLLNQLLNIEQHFGRVRRERWGPRTLDLDLLFYGQAIIAETTLHIPHPRLRERAFVLVPLAEIAPNWHDPLSGQSVQSLCQAVDPSGVHSLGPITD
- a CDS encoding HAD family phosphatase; translated protein: MALKAVLLDFNGIVINDEAIHGRLIEDLLLEENLRPNSQDLTDCCLGRSDAACLADLLACQGRVVSEEYLKKLLERKATRYREVLSTLAHLPLYPGLDDLIYQVRSAQLKLAIVSGARRSEIEAVLSRVTWGESVELVISSDDLSIGVSKPAPDGYLLAIEQFNQRFAELVLQPAECLAVEDSFAGIESAKRAGIPVLGVAHTYPYQMIHRRATWAIDHLYELSLDWLKPYYGSGNSGLGATPKIPA
- a CDS encoding energy-coupling factor ABC transporter ATP-binding protein, with protein sequence MPGNVALAQKSGAIRVSQVQFQWPSGASVLQNCSLTVQSGEFCMLLGNNGSGKSTLLKILGGLLQPQSGEWSTEKPVGFVFQNPDHQLVMPTVGADVAFGLVDEHLPLAEIRHRVDDALAAINLLELKRRPIYALSGGQKQRVAIAGAIARHCRVLLLDEPTALLDPDSQIDLVKRVRNLVKERGLTALWVTHRLVELDYCDRAFLLEAGQVLDEGEPSRLKERLQSLA
- a CDS encoding NUDIX hydrolase: MPLGQEPPQLLKQRLFYEGRKFNFEVNRLRLPNRAEGDWECIRHPGGALAVPVTASGELIMVRQYRFAVLGRLLEFPAGTVEADESPADTIQREIQEEVGYSAQTWLPIGNFPLAPGYSDEIIYAFLATDLEVIESPLEADADEDIEVVRFTPAQLEKAILAGEAVDAKSIASFYLAKPYLEKLAAL
- a CDS encoding DNA-directed RNA polymerase subunit omega, yielding MAKRSPFDSTQVMRRTEDLIRAASNRYRITVQVANRAQRRRFEDFENYEDPKMKPVLRAIIEMSDELTQPEIIGE
- a CDS encoding NAD(P)H-dependent oxidoreductase; its protein translation is MNHALTTPNELIQQLNWRYATKQFDPTRTIADSTWLALEQSLVLSPSSFGLQPWKFFVVRNPALRQQLKEHAWGQAQITDASHLVVLAIKKDIGAAEVDQFVARMAEVRQVSTSTLDGYGGMVKGFLAQPPYPITMDSWAARQVYIALGFLMYSAALLGVDTCPIEGFSPEKFNELLQLPEQGYSAVVLCAVGYRAEDDNYATLAKVRYAPEAVVGYYD
- the trxA gene encoding thioredoxin, translated to MAVKQQFQSFEDLLAGAEVPVLVDFYATWCGPCQMMAGILNTVSSQLKGQIKVVKIDTDKYPEIASQYRVAALPTLVLFKAGQPIDRIEGVLPADQLVARLRPYLA